In one Pseudarthrobacter sp. NBSH8 genomic region, the following are encoded:
- a CDS encoding amino acid ABC transporter permease has translation MAMTARQRARVSLYVQIGIFVVAMAALVLATDWKTVGNSVFNFGKIGPMFPDIFLVGLKNTLIYTFLGFVVGLSGGLLLALMKLSSFPLYRWIATGYIEFFRGVPALLVFIAFGYGVPLAFGVQWNVTVIVMISLGMVASAYIAETLRAGLQAVPKGQLEAARSLGMPQWRAMVSIVIPQAFKIVLPPLTNEVILLTKDSSLIYVLGLTASQYELTKFGRDGISSLGAGLTPLLVAGAFYLVITIPLSLLARKFESRSARTKR, from the coding sequence ATGGCAATGACAGCACGTCAACGGGCCAGAGTGAGCCTGTATGTCCAGATCGGCATCTTCGTTGTGGCCATGGCCGCACTGGTTCTGGCCACCGATTGGAAGACCGTCGGCAACAGCGTCTTCAACTTCGGCAAGATTGGCCCGATGTTCCCGGACATCTTCCTGGTGGGCCTCAAGAACACCCTGATCTACACGTTCCTCGGCTTCGTCGTGGGCCTTTCCGGCGGCCTGCTGCTGGCCCTGATGAAGCTCTCCAGCTTTCCGCTGTACCGCTGGATCGCCACGGGCTACATCGAATTCTTCCGCGGTGTGCCGGCGCTGCTGGTGTTCATCGCCTTCGGCTACGGTGTCCCGCTCGCGTTTGGCGTCCAGTGGAACGTCACCGTGATCGTCATGATCTCGCTTGGCATGGTGGCCTCGGCTTATATTGCCGAAACCCTCCGCGCCGGCCTGCAGGCTGTGCCTAAGGGACAGCTCGAAGCCGCACGTTCGCTGGGCATGCCGCAGTGGCGGGCCATGGTGTCCATCGTCATTCCACAGGCGTTCAAAATTGTGCTCCCACCACTGACCAACGAGGTCATCCTGCTCACCAAGGACTCCTCGCTGATCTACGTCCTGGGCCTCACTGCCTCACAATACGAGCTCACCAAGTTCGGCCGCGACGGCATCTCCAGCCTGGGCGCAGGCCTGACGCCGCTCCTCGTAGCCGGCGCCTTCTACCTGGTCATCACCATCCCGCTGAGCCTCCTGGCCCGGAAGTTCGAAAGCCGCTCCGCGCGGACCAAGCGATAG
- a CDS encoding demethylmenaquinone methyltransferase — MNRASLEKRPDEVATMFDDVAPKYDVVNDVLSMGQTRRWRRIVVDAMDMKSGQRVLDLAAGTGTSSEPYADAGIDVIACDFSLGMLKVGKRRRPDINFIAGDATNLPFADNSFDACTISFGLRNVNEPKKALAEMLRVTKPGGKLVIAEFSAPVVPLWRTMYTEYLMRALPAIAVKVASNPDAYVYLAESIRAWPDQDHLAAWLQESGWEKVTYRNLTGGIVAVHRATKPPESTPEGAAEAIAAHKGPVAKLRRNIVR, encoded by the coding sequence GTGAACCGAGCATCCTTGGAAAAGCGTCCGGACGAAGTAGCCACGATGTTTGACGACGTCGCACCTAAGTACGACGTCGTCAACGATGTCCTCTCTATGGGGCAGACGCGCCGTTGGCGCAGGATCGTGGTGGACGCCATGGACATGAAGAGCGGCCAGCGGGTCTTGGACCTGGCCGCGGGAACCGGCACCTCCAGCGAGCCATATGCCGATGCCGGCATAGACGTCATCGCCTGTGATTTCTCCCTCGGCATGCTCAAAGTCGGCAAGCGCCGCCGCCCGGACATCAACTTCATTGCCGGCGACGCCACCAACCTGCCGTTCGCGGACAACAGCTTCGACGCCTGCACCATCTCGTTCGGGCTGCGCAACGTCAACGAGCCCAAGAAGGCGCTGGCCGAGATGCTCCGCGTCACCAAGCCCGGCGGCAAGCTGGTCATCGCCGAGTTCTCGGCGCCGGTGGTTCCGCTGTGGCGCACCATGTACACCGAATACCTCATGCGTGCCCTGCCGGCCATAGCCGTCAAGGTGGCCTCCAACCCGGACGCCTACGTGTACCTCGCCGAATCCATCCGCGCCTGGCCGGACCAGGACCACCTGGCCGCCTGGCTGCAGGAATCCGGCTGGGAAAAGGTCACGTATCGCAACCTGACCGGCGGGATCGTGGCCGTGCACCGGGCCACCAAACCCCCGGAATCCACGCCCGAGGGCGCCGCGGAAGCCATCGCCGCGCACAAGGGCCCTGTGGCCAAGCTTCGCCGCAACATCGTCCGCTGA
- a CDS encoding geranylgeranyl reductase family protein has translation MNVLIVGAGPAGSTAAHYLAKAGINVTVLEKTSFPREKVCGDGLTPRAVREIQKLGLPHPEADGWRRNKGLRLIAGGRTIELPWPEVSDFPQYGLIRTRLGFDEELARHAQSAGAQILERHSVTEALRSEDGRVTGVRAALLDESGRKTGETRHFSADVVLAADGNSTRTAVSLGIHKRDDRPLGVAVRTYFTSPRHDDDWMEGWLELPGRDGKLLPGYGWVFGVGDGTSNVGLGILNSSREFGKLDYKQVLREWTAAMPAEWGFTPDNQVGEIRGAALPMGFNRTPHYSPGLLLLGDAGGMVSPFNGEGISYAMESARFAAEFIIDASARSSAAGATYDADAHLAGYADYVRGQWGSHFTLGRAFAALIGKPAVMKLALRTGMPIPVLMRFVVRLLANLTDPAAKGFEDRAIRVLESLVPATSNTPSASNQRYRQQKVRVNQ, from the coding sequence ATGAATGTTCTGATTGTCGGCGCGGGGCCAGCCGGTTCCACCGCCGCGCACTACCTTGCCAAGGCCGGCATCAACGTGACCGTCCTGGAAAAAACCAGCTTCCCGCGCGAAAAGGTCTGCGGCGACGGCCTCACCCCGCGGGCGGTCCGCGAAATCCAGAAGCTCGGCTTGCCGCACCCTGAAGCGGACGGCTGGCGCCGGAACAAGGGCCTCCGCCTCATTGCCGGCGGCCGCACCATTGAACTGCCCTGGCCCGAGGTCTCCGACTTCCCGCAGTACGGCCTGATCCGCACGCGACTGGGCTTTGACGAGGAACTGGCCCGCCATGCCCAGTCCGCCGGCGCCCAAATCCTCGAGCGGCACAGCGTCACCGAAGCTTTGCGGTCTGAAGACGGCCGCGTGACCGGTGTTCGCGCAGCGCTCCTGGACGAGTCCGGACGCAAGACGGGGGAGACGCGCCACTTCAGCGCCGACGTCGTACTCGCCGCAGACGGCAACTCCACCCGAACCGCCGTGTCGCTGGGCATCCACAAGCGCGACGACCGCCCCCTCGGCGTCGCCGTCCGCACCTACTTCACGTCGCCCCGGCACGATGACGACTGGATGGAAGGCTGGTTGGAGCTCCCCGGACGCGACGGAAAACTGCTCCCCGGCTACGGCTGGGTGTTTGGCGTGGGCGACGGAACCTCCAACGTGGGCCTCGGCATCCTGAATTCGTCCAGAGAGTTCGGCAAGCTCGACTACAAGCAGGTCCTGCGCGAATGGACTGCCGCCATGCCCGCCGAGTGGGGATTCACCCCGGACAACCAGGTGGGCGAAATCCGCGGCGCCGCGCTGCCCATGGGCTTCAACCGCACCCCGCACTACTCGCCCGGCCTCCTGCTCCTGGGCGACGCCGGGGGCATGGTCTCGCCATTCAACGGCGAGGGCATCTCCTACGCGATGGAATCGGCACGGTTCGCGGCGGAGTTCATCATTGACGCGTCCGCTCGTTCCTCTGCTGCCGGGGCAACGTACGACGCCGACGCGCACCTGGCGGGGTACGCGGACTATGTGCGGGGCCAGTGGGGATCGCACTTCACGCTGGGCCGGGCATTTGCCGCGCTGATCGGAAAACCCGCCGTTATGAAGCTCGCGCTGCGGACAGGGATGCCCATTCCAGTGCTGATGCGCTTTGTGGTGCGGCTGCTCGCAAACCTGACCGACCCGGCCGCGAAAGGCTTCGAGGACCGGGCCATCCGCGTCCTGGAGTCGCTGGTTCCGGCCACATCCAATACACCGTCGGCCTCGAATCAGCGGTATCGGCAACAAAAAGTTAGGGTTAACCAGTGA
- a CDS encoding isochorismate synthase MenF produces MTSTFRTLTVPLDGNASAGGLPQFLVRDDVLCWTRREAGLVGFGEIARFIATGPERFLEADIWWRHQVLEANICDSVELPGTGPVAFGSFAFSKKSTHVSRLIVPEIVVGVRDGQYWLTQLTFDDGELTEEGALAALAGWLSGGGVGEAGGVGEAGGVVRPLPSADGATLHTGSLSEEDWMAAVAAGVAEIRTGALQKLVLARDIVATVPSGVNAAEVLRQLAERYRECWTYGVDGLVGATPEMLIQVEGRTAQARVLAGTLDRRDAHGEAGIPMDYAERMLAGSEKQRHEHEIAIQSLTSQLAPFSEAMNAHDEPFILELPNVWHLASDVKAELAEVEGHVPTCLALINALHPTAAVCGTPTLVAGALIRKLEHLDRGPYAGPVGWLDAAGNGEWGIALRGAVIEDPHTVRLYAGCGIVDGSQPEAELAETWAKFRPMLESLGFGAT; encoded by the coding sequence ATGACGAGCACGTTCCGCACCCTCACAGTCCCCCTGGATGGCAACGCATCTGCCGGCGGACTGCCGCAGTTTCTGGTCCGGGACGACGTCCTCTGCTGGACCCGCCGCGAAGCCGGCCTGGTGGGCTTCGGCGAAATTGCCCGCTTCATTGCCACCGGCCCTGAGCGGTTCCTCGAGGCCGACATCTGGTGGCGCCACCAGGTCCTCGAGGCCAACATCTGCGACTCCGTGGAGCTGCCCGGCACTGGCCCCGTGGCTTTCGGCTCCTTCGCATTTTCCAAGAAGTCCACCCATGTGTCGCGGCTGATCGTGCCGGAAATCGTGGTGGGCGTCCGGGACGGCCAGTACTGGCTCACCCAGCTGACGTTCGACGACGGCGAACTCACCGAGGAGGGTGCACTCGCCGCCCTGGCGGGCTGGTTAAGTGGCGGCGGCGTTGGTGAGGCCGGCGGCGTTGGTGAGGCCGGCGGCGTCGTGCGTCCTTTACCCTCCGCCGACGGAGCCACCCTGCACACCGGCTCGCTCAGCGAGGAAGACTGGATGGCCGCCGTTGCCGCTGGCGTGGCGGAGATTCGGACCGGTGCGCTGCAGAAACTGGTGCTGGCGCGTGACATCGTGGCCACCGTGCCGTCGGGTGTCAACGCCGCCGAGGTGTTGCGACAGCTGGCCGAGCGATACCGCGAATGCTGGACTTACGGCGTGGACGGGCTGGTAGGCGCTACCCCGGAGATGCTGATCCAGGTGGAGGGCCGCACGGCCCAGGCGCGCGTGCTGGCCGGAACCCTGGACCGTCGCGATGCGCACGGCGAAGCCGGTATTCCCATGGACTATGCCGAGCGGATGCTGGCCGGGTCCGAGAAGCAGCGGCATGAGCACGAGATCGCGATCCAGTCGCTGACGTCGCAGCTTGCGCCGTTTTCCGAGGCCATGAACGCGCACGACGAACCTTTCATTTTGGAGCTCCCGAACGTGTGGCACCTGGCATCGGACGTCAAGGCGGAGCTTGCCGAGGTGGAGGGCCACGTGCCCACGTGCCTGGCGCTGATCAACGCGCTGCACCCCACCGCTGCGGTTTGCGGCACGCCCACACTGGTGGCCGGCGCCCTGATCCGGAAGCTGGAACATCTGGACCGGGGCCCGTATGCGGGTCCTGTGGGCTGGCTCGACGCCGCCGGCAATGGCGAATGGGGCATCGCGCTGCGTGGCGCAGTGATTGAGGATCCCCATACCGTTCGGTTATATGCCGGCTGCGGCATAGTGGATGGCTCTCAGCCTGAGGCCGAGTTGGCGGAGACGTGGGCAAAGTTCCGCCCGATGCTGGAATCGCTGGGCTTCGGCGCCACCTGA
- a CDS encoding ABC transporter substrate-binding protein, which produces MQLKSLAQAKIAAKAAAILAVGALTLTACGGSTTPAASEGGIQLINAGKLTVCSDVPYEPFEFQKDGKIVGFDIDIANEVAKDLGAELSIVDSSFEAIETGTALTGCDLSISSVSITDVRKSVMDFSNPYMDDDLTLVATTASGIKDINSAKGKKVGVQQATTGAKYAAENGIDAQQFEDSGLLVQALQAGTIDAALGNQSILAYAIKDDPRYKRVDDYATGEKLGISIKKGNTAMAEKVNGTLKRLTDDGTLKKFQTTWFGETAK; this is translated from the coding sequence ATGCAGCTCAAGTCCCTGGCCCAGGCCAAGATCGCCGCCAAGGCAGCAGCAATCCTGGCCGTCGGCGCCCTCACCCTCACTGCGTGCGGCGGCAGCACCACCCCGGCCGCGTCCGAGGGTGGCATCCAGCTGATTAACGCCGGGAAGCTCACCGTTTGCTCCGACGTCCCCTACGAGCCTTTCGAATTCCAGAAGGACGGCAAGATCGTTGGCTTCGACATCGACATCGCCAATGAAGTAGCCAAGGACCTCGGCGCGGAACTCAGCATCGTGGACAGCTCCTTCGAGGCCATCGAAACCGGAACCGCCCTCACCGGCTGCGACCTCTCCATCTCCTCGGTTTCCATCACTGACGTCCGCAAGTCCGTAATGGACTTCTCCAACCCGTACATGGATGACGACCTCACCCTCGTGGCCACCACCGCATCCGGGATCAAGGACATCAACAGCGCCAAGGGCAAAAAGGTCGGCGTCCAGCAGGCCACAACGGGCGCAAAGTACGCGGCGGAAAACGGCATCGACGCCCAGCAGTTCGAGGACAGCGGCCTCCTGGTCCAGGCCCTCCAGGCCGGCACCATCGACGCCGCCCTGGGCAACCAGTCAATCCTGGCCTACGCCATCAAGGATGACCCCAGGTACAAGCGCGTGGATGACTACGCCACCGGCGAGAAGCTTGGCATCTCCATCAAGAAGGGCAACACCGCCATGGCCGAGAAGGTCAACGGAACCCTGAAGCGCCTGACCGACGACGGCACCCTGAAGAAGTTCCAAACCACATGGTTCGGCGAGACCGCCAAGTAG
- a CDS encoding amino acid ABC transporter ATP-binding protein, which produces MNDVVNSSAGNTGTINAAGVSIKDLRKSYGSNEVLKGISLDVAPGEVVCLIGPSGSGKSTLLRCVNLLEQPNEGAIHVGGFEATHPDVDIDKMRRKVGMVFQQFNLFPHLDAKGNCTIAQTKVLKRSQEEADKVAQHNLERVGLGHLSDRFPDQLSGGQQQRVAIARALSMDPELMLFDEPTSALDPETVGDVLSVMRNLAKEGMTMLVVTHEMGFAREVADRVVFMDGGVVVEEGVAEQVISAPTQDRTKEFLRRVLDPTHIDIEE; this is translated from the coding sequence ATGAACGACGTCGTAAATTCCTCCGCCGGCAACACCGGCACCATCAATGCGGCCGGGGTCTCCATCAAGGACCTCCGCAAGTCCTACGGGTCCAACGAGGTCCTCAAGGGCATCAGCCTGGACGTGGCGCCCGGCGAAGTGGTGTGCCTGATCGGTCCGTCCGGCTCCGGCAAGTCCACCCTCCTGCGCTGCGTCAATCTCCTCGAGCAGCCCAACGAGGGCGCCATCCACGTGGGCGGCTTCGAAGCTACCCACCCTGACGTGGACATCGATAAGATGCGCCGCAAAGTGGGCATGGTGTTCCAGCAGTTCAACCTGTTCCCGCACCTTGACGCCAAGGGGAACTGCACCATCGCGCAGACGAAGGTCCTGAAGCGTTCCCAGGAAGAAGCCGACAAAGTGGCCCAGCACAACCTTGAGCGCGTCGGTTTGGGGCATCTGTCCGACCGTTTCCCGGACCAGCTTTCCGGCGGCCAGCAGCAGCGCGTGGCCATTGCCCGGGCACTGAGCATGGACCCCGAACTGATGCTCTTTGACGAGCCAACCTCCGCGCTGGACCCCGAGACCGTAGGCGATGTCCTCTCCGTCATGAGAAACCTGGCCAAGGAGGGCATGACCATGCTGGTGGTGACCCACGAAATGGGCTTCGCCCGCGAGGTGGCGGACCGCGTGGTGTTCATGGACGGCGGCGTGGTGGTGGAGGAAGGCGTGGCCGAGCAGGTCATTTCCGCACCCACCCAGGACCGTACCAAGGAGTTCCTGCGCCGCGTCCTGGATCCGACGCACATCGACATCGAAGAGTAG
- the menD gene encoding 2-succinyl-5-enolpyruvyl-6-hydroxy-3-cyclohexene-1-carboxylic-acid synthase, with translation MPSETSLNSLAAARIAVDALIDGGVQYVVVSPGSRSAPMAYALAEAEAAGRVDLLVRIDERSAGFTALGLALSTGSPAAVLTTSGTAVGNLMPAVMEANHAAVPLVVLSADRPEELQGTGANQTTLQLDLFGEHVRFAADVPAGSSPLRAVETALAAASGAFSDLAPGPVQLNLAFRDPLVPAPDEELPTAAGHSRFRIGTDPLTMNLPPALLGLEERRTVVLAGHDAGPVAEAFARSHGLPLLAEPSSNARFGPNAVGPYRLLLEHFGPTAAQPIERVVMFGRPTLSRPVAALLERADVPSALYQPVPVAWYQTGRRTELPLENLADLADFAGRGPSDWLDTWLLAGAAAQHALDGVLAAEPAATGPSVGALVWRHARGQLMLGSSNGIRDVDLAGLPAAGPGATVYANRGLAGIDGTISTATGIALGGRQDTTLLLGDVTFLHDAGGLLLGSGEPEPGLRIVVLNDAGGAIFDLLEHGAVRESGRYTDAVERLFGTPHTVDIAALAAAYGVGHCSVSTTAGLAEALAAPLKGRSIIEVRTHRVGLRDLHARIKTAVAAAVGGAAARY, from the coding sequence GTGCCTTCTGAGACTTCCCTGAACTCCCTCGCCGCCGCGCGGATCGCCGTCGACGCCCTGATCGACGGCGGCGTCCAGTATGTGGTGGTCTCGCCCGGATCACGCTCCGCCCCCATGGCCTACGCCCTCGCCGAGGCCGAAGCGGCCGGGCGCGTGGACCTCCTGGTCCGCATCGACGAACGTTCCGCCGGCTTCACGGCCCTTGGCCTGGCCCTGTCCACCGGCTCCCCGGCGGCTGTCCTCACCACCTCAGGCACCGCCGTCGGGAATCTTATGCCCGCTGTGATGGAGGCCAACCACGCGGCCGTCCCGCTGGTGGTGCTCTCCGCGGACCGGCCAGAGGAGCTGCAGGGGACCGGCGCCAACCAGACCACCCTCCAACTGGACCTGTTCGGCGAGCACGTGCGGTTCGCCGCCGACGTCCCGGCCGGCAGCAGCCCGTTGCGCGCGGTGGAAACGGCACTGGCCGCGGCCAGCGGCGCGTTTTCCGACCTCGCGCCCGGGCCCGTCCAGCTGAACCTGGCGTTCCGCGATCCGCTGGTTCCCGCACCGGACGAGGAACTTCCGACGGCGGCCGGGCACTCCCGGTTCCGGATCGGCACAGACCCGCTCACCATGAACCTGCCGCCCGCCCTCTTGGGGCTGGAGGAGCGGCGCACCGTGGTTCTTGCAGGGCACGACGCCGGGCCCGTCGCCGAGGCGTTTGCCCGCTCCCACGGCCTGCCGCTGCTCGCGGAGCCGTCCTCAAATGCACGGTTCGGTCCCAACGCCGTGGGCCCGTACCGGCTGCTGCTGGAACACTTCGGACCAACGGCGGCCCAGCCCATCGAACGGGTGGTGATGTTCGGCCGGCCCACACTGTCCCGCCCGGTTGCCGCACTTCTGGAGCGTGCCGACGTGCCGTCCGCGCTGTACCAGCCGGTCCCTGTGGCCTGGTATCAGACGGGCCGGCGCACCGAACTTCCGCTGGAGAACCTGGCCGACCTCGCCGATTTCGCCGGCCGTGGCCCGTCCGACTGGCTGGATACCTGGCTGCTGGCGGGGGCCGCAGCGCAGCATGCGCTCGACGGCGTCCTGGCCGCCGAGCCTGCTGCTACCGGGCCGTCGGTGGGCGCCCTGGTGTGGCGGCACGCTCGCGGCCAGTTGATGCTGGGATCCTCCAACGGCATCCGCGACGTTGACCTGGCCGGGCTGCCCGCCGCCGGGCCCGGCGCGACGGTCTACGCCAACCGCGGCCTCGCCGGGATCGACGGCACCATCTCCACCGCCACCGGCATTGCCCTCGGCGGCCGCCAGGACACCACGCTGCTGCTGGGTGACGTCACGTTCCTGCACGACGCCGGCGGCCTGCTCCTGGGCTCCGGCGAACCCGAACCCGGGCTCCGGATCGTGGTGCTGAACGACGCCGGCGGTGCCATTTTCGATCTGCTGGAGCACGGGGCCGTGCGTGAATCCGGGCGCTACACGGACGCCGTCGAACGGCTGTTCGGCACCCCCCACACCGTGGACATCGCGGCACTCGCCGCAGCGTACGGCGTCGGGCATTGCTCGGTGAGTACGACGGCGGGACTTGCCGAGGCGCTGGCCGCACCGCTGAAGGGCCGCAGCATCATCGAAGTCCGCACGCACCGTGTTGGCCTCCGTGACTTGCATGCCCGCATCAAGACCGCCGTGGCCGCCGCCGTCGGAGGAGCAGCCGCCCGGTACTGA